One Candidatus Bathyanammoxibius amoris DNA segment encodes these proteins:
- the lsrF gene encoding 3-hydroxy-5-phosphonooxypentane-2,4-dione thiolase, with the protein MSVTQIIRGGSVMDWGMQNRLAQLIKQDGHCMFMPIDHGYFLGPTSKLERPGDTIKPIIRFADALFVTRGVLRSAINPDKSKPIILRVSGGTSVVGGDLANEGLTTSVREAVRLNVAAVGISVFIGSSYERQTLLNLGKLVDECEEYGIPVMAVTAVGKELEKRDARYLSLCCRIAAELGARVVKTYWCEDFDKVTGGCPVPVVIAGGPKFDTELPVFEFVHDGMEKGAIGVNLGRNIWQNKHPVAMAKALHAIIHKKATAGEANEIFNEVKSGKEVVAS; encoded by the coding sequence TTGTCGGTAACTCAGATAATTCGAGGAGGATCAGTTATGGATTGGGGAATGCAAAACCGCCTGGCGCAGCTTATAAAACAAGACGGCCACTGTATGTTTATGCCGATAGACCACGGATACTTTCTGGGACCCACAAGTAAACTCGAAAGACCCGGCGATACGATTAAGCCTATAATCAGGTTTGCTGACGCGCTCTTCGTAACGAGGGGGGTGTTGCGCTCGGCGATTAACCCTGACAAGAGCAAGCCGATCATCCTCCGTGTATCCGGCGGAACCAGCGTCGTCGGGGGAGACCTTGCCAACGAAGGGCTTACCACATCCGTAAGAGAGGCCGTGAGGCTTAACGTCGCGGCGGTCGGCATTTCGGTCTTTATCGGGAGCAGCTATGAGCGCCAGACGCTGTTAAATCTCGGGAAGCTTGTGGATGAGTGCGAGGAGTACGGCATCCCCGTAATGGCGGTTACCGCAGTCGGCAAGGAGCTTGAGAAGAGGGACGCCCGTTATCTGTCCCTGTGCTGCCGCATCGCCGCTGAGCTGGGCGCGCGGGTGGTGAAGACGTACTGGTGTGAAGACTTTGACAAGGTCACGGGCGGCTGTCCCGTCCCGGTCGTTATCGCCGGAGGTCCCAAGTTTGACACTGAACTCCCCGTCTTCGAGTTCGTCCACGACGGTATGGAAAAGGGGGCCATAGGCGTAAACCTGGGCAGGAACATCTGGCAGAACAAACACCCCGTTGCCATGGCCAAGGCCCTGCACGCCATTATCCATAAAAAGGCCACCGCCGGGGAGGCCAACGAGATATTCAATGAGGTCAAGAGCGGTAAAGAGGTCGTAGCTTCGTAG
- a CDS encoding zinc-dependent dehydrogenase has translation MRVAVYYNNSDVRLEERPVPKVGDGELLVKVMASGVCGSDVMEWYRVKKAPLILGHEITGEIVEVGEGVVQYKKGDRVFVSHHVPCNTCHYCLNGNHTACDTLHTTNFDPGGFAEYLRVPEINVDRGVYVLPGEMSYEDGSFIEPLACVVRGQRTARLRPGGSVLVIGSGISGLLHIALARALGAGRIIATDLNEYRLDMAGKFGADAVMRASDDVPARLPEMNSGRLADVVIVCAGALPAFEQALRSADRGGTVLCFAPTEPGVELPVPVNDFWRNSITIMPSYGAAPVDIATAMELIRARRVPVNEMITHRLGLAETGKGFGLVAGGGESVKVIIEPQR, from the coding sequence ATGCGCGTAGCGGTTTATTACAACAACAGTGACGTGCGGCTTGAAGAAAGGCCGGTTCCCAAAGTCGGCGACGGCGAGCTGCTGGTAAAGGTGATGGCCAGCGGCGTCTGCGGCAGCGACGTAATGGAGTGGTACCGCGTCAAGAAGGCTCCACTTATACTCGGCCACGAGATTACGGGAGAGATAGTCGAGGTTGGGGAGGGGGTTGTGCAGTATAAAAAGGGCGACAGGGTGTTTGTCTCGCACCACGTCCCCTGCAACACGTGCCACTACTGCCTGAACGGCAACCATACCGCATGCGATACCCTGCACACCACGAATTTTGACCCCGGCGGGTTCGCTGAATACCTGCGTGTGCCGGAAATCAACGTCGACAGGGGGGTGTATGTCCTGCCCGGCGAGATGTCTTACGAAGACGGTTCCTTTATCGAGCCCCTTGCGTGCGTGGTACGGGGTCAGAGGACGGCCCGCCTGCGGCCGGGCGGCAGCGTACTGGTCATAGGCAGCGGCATTTCGGGACTGCTCCACATAGCGCTTGCCCGCGCGCTCGGTGCGGGACGCATAATCGCCACCGATTTGAACGAATACCGTCTCGACATGGCCGGGAAATTTGGCGCGGACGCGGTCATGCGTGCCTCCGATGACGTACCTGCGCGGCTCCCGGAGATGAACAGCGGCCGGCTTGCGGACGTGGTGATAGTATGCGCCGGTGCCCTCCCCGCCTTTGAACAGGCGCTGAGGTCGGCGGACCGCGGCGGCACTGTACTATGTTTCGCGCCCACCGAACCCGGCGTCGAGCTGCCCGTCCCCGTCAACGATTTCTGGCGCAATTCCATAACCATAATGCCCTCGTACGGCGCCGCGCCCGTGGACATCGCCACGGCAATGGAACTCATACGCGCCCGCAGGGTACCTGTTAATGAGATGATTACACACCGCCTGGGTCTGGCCGAGACGGGTAAAGGTTTCGGGCTTGTCGCGGGCGGCGGGGAATCAGTCAAGGTCATTATTGAGCCGCAGAGATAG
- a CDS encoding class II aldolase/adducin family protein, producing the protein MLKEFQRVGRQLLHLGLITSHGGNASVRRGSFMHITRHSAMLGDLQRGDVVRVSYVNNNARGRHVTVSKEYPVHREIYETTGTGAVIHAHPPNTIALSLAAKNIQPLDAEGKILLGEIPVVTTRNVVDAVGSKQVAKAVAAALKKSHVVMVRGHGSFAAGETLEEALYYTSALEESSKIILALGKR; encoded by the coding sequence ATGCTGAAAGAATTCCAACGAGTCGGCAGACAACTCCTGCACCTGGGGCTGATAACCTCCCACGGCGGAAACGCCAGCGTCCGCAGGGGCAGCTTCATGCATATCACCCGCCACTCCGCCATGCTGGGAGACCTGCAAAGGGGCGACGTGGTCAGGGTCTCTTATGTCAATAACAATGCAAGGGGGCGGCATGTTACGGTATCCAAGGAGTACCCGGTCCACAGGGAGATATATGAGACGACAGGCACGGGGGCCGTCATCCACGCGCATCCTCCAAACACCATCGCCCTCTCACTGGCGGCCAAGAATATACAACCGCTGGACGCTGAGGGCAAAATCCTCCTGGGCGAGATACCCGTGGTTACTACGCGGAATGTGGTTGATGCCGTGGGGTCCAAACAGGTGGCTAAGGCGGTGGCGGCGGCCCTCAAGAAGTCCCACGTAGTGATGGTCAGGGGGCACGGCAGTTTTGCGGCCGGCGAAACACTTGAAGAGGCCCTGTACTATACCTCCGCCCTCGAGGAATCCTCGAAGATAATCCTTGCGCTTGGGAAACGGTAA